One Paraburkholderia kururiensis DNA window includes the following coding sequences:
- the fdhF gene encoding formate dehydrogenase subunit alpha, translating to MSDALNSSTGGCGSGNCSCKSQAQQRAARNPFDDTDYGTPLRHADVDVTIEIDGKSVTVPAGTSVMRASIEAGINVPKLCATDSLEPFGSCRLCLVEIEGRRGYPASCTTPVEAGMKVRTQTDRLQKLRRNVMELYISDHPLDCLTCPANGDCELQDMAGVTGLREVRYGFDGANHLRDTKDESNPYFTYDPSKCIVCNRCVRACEETQGTFALTIAGRGFESRVAASENQPFMDSECVSCGACVAACPTATLQEKSVTLLGQGEHSVITTCAYCGVGCSFKAEMKGSQVVRMVPYKNGEANEGHACVKGRFAWGYATHKDRITKPMIRAKITDPWREVSWDEAIRYAASEFRRIQDKHGRDSIGGITSSRCTNEETYLVQKLVRAAFGNNNVDTCARVCHSPTGYGLKTTLGESAGTQTFASVERADVIVVIGANPTDGHPVFGSRLKRRVREGAKLVVIDPRRIDIVDTAHVKASYHLQLRPGTNVAIVNALAHVIVTEGLLNEAFVAERCEPRAFDQWRAFVALPENSPEATADVTGVPAEQVREAARLYARGGSAPGMPAGRSAIYYGLGVTEHAQGSTMVMGIANLAMATGNIGREGVGVNPLRGQNNVQGSCDMGSFPHELPGYRHIGDEKVRALFEDAWNVTLQPEPGLRIPNMFDAALDGSFKGLYCQGEDIVQSDPNTQHVAAALSSMECIVVQDIFLNETAKYAHVFLPGSSFLEKDGTFTNAERRISRVRKVMPPLAGYADWEVTLLLSRALGYEMDYANPSEIMDEIAALTPTFHGVSYEKLDQFGSIQWPCNEEAPEGTPTMHVDTFVRGKGRFVITKFIASPEKVTRKYPLLLTTGRILTQYNVGAQTRRTENSRWHDEDRLEIHPHDAEERGIRHDDWVGIESRAGQTVLRAKVTDRVQPGVVYTTFHFPESGANVITTDSSDWATNCPEYKVTAVQVSLVQQPSQWQRDYSRFNAEQLELLRQRSAAGATESVTAGK from the coding sequence ATGTCAGACGCGCTCAATTCCAGCACGGGCGGTTGCGGTTCAGGCAACTGCAGTTGCAAGTCGCAGGCGCAGCAACGCGCCGCCCGCAATCCGTTCGACGACACCGACTACGGCACGCCGCTGCGCCATGCCGACGTGGACGTGACGATCGAGATCGACGGCAAGAGCGTCACGGTGCCGGCGGGCACCTCGGTGATGCGTGCCTCGATCGAAGCGGGCATCAACGTACCGAAGCTCTGCGCCACCGATTCGCTCGAACCGTTCGGCTCATGCCGCCTGTGCCTCGTCGAAATCGAAGGCCGGCGCGGCTATCCGGCTTCGTGCACGACGCCCGTCGAAGCGGGCATGAAGGTGCGCACGCAAACCGACCGTTTGCAGAAGCTGCGCCGCAACGTGATGGAGCTTTACATCTCCGATCACCCGCTCGACTGCCTCACGTGTCCCGCGAACGGCGACTGCGAACTGCAGGACATGGCAGGCGTGACGGGCCTGCGCGAAGTGCGCTACGGCTTCGACGGCGCGAACCATCTGCGCGACACGAAAGACGAATCGAACCCGTACTTCACCTACGATCCGTCGAAGTGCATCGTCTGCAACCGCTGCGTGCGCGCGTGCGAAGAGACGCAAGGCACGTTCGCGCTCACCATTGCGGGCCGCGGCTTCGAGTCGCGCGTGGCGGCAAGCGAGAACCAGCCGTTCATGGACTCCGAATGCGTGTCGTGCGGCGCGTGCGTAGCTGCCTGCCCCACCGCGACGCTGCAGGAAAAGAGCGTGACGCTGCTGGGCCAGGGGGAGCATTCGGTCATCACCACCTGCGCGTATTGCGGCGTGGGCTGCTCCTTCAAGGCCGAGATGAAGGGCTCGCAGGTCGTGCGCATGGTGCCGTACAAGAACGGCGAGGCCAACGAAGGCCACGCCTGCGTGAAAGGCCGCTTCGCCTGGGGCTACGCCACGCACAAGGACCGCATCACGAAGCCGATGATCCGCGCGAAGATCACGGACCCGTGGCGCGAAGTCAGCTGGGACGAAGCGATCCGCTACGCGGCCTCGGAATTCCGCCGCATTCAGGACAAGCACGGCCGCGACTCGATTGGCGGCATCACGTCTTCGCGTTGCACGAACGAGGAAACGTATCTCGTGCAGAAGCTCGTGCGCGCCGCGTTCGGCAACAACAACGTGGACACTTGCGCGCGCGTCTGCCACTCGCCTACCGGCTATGGCCTCAAGACGACGCTCGGCGAATCGGCGGGCACGCAGACCTTCGCCTCGGTCGAGCGCGCGGACGTGATCGTCGTGATCGGCGCGAATCCCACCGACGGCCACCCCGTCTTCGGCTCGCGCCTGAAGCGCCGCGTGCGCGAAGGCGCGAAGCTCGTCGTGATCGACCCGCGCCGCATCGACATCGTCGATACGGCGCACGTGAAGGCCTCGTATCACCTGCAACTGCGCCCCGGCACCAACGTCGCCATCGTCAATGCGCTCGCGCATGTGATCGTGACCGAAGGGTTGCTCAACGAAGCCTTCGTCGCCGAACGCTGCGAGCCGCGCGCGTTCGACCAGTGGCGCGCGTTCGTCGCGCTGCCGGAAAACTCGCCGGAAGCCACGGCCGACGTTACCGGCGTGCCCGCCGAACAGGTGCGCGAAGCGGCGCGACTCTACGCGCGCGGCGGCAGCGCGCCCGGCATGCCCGCGGGACGCTCGGCCATCTACTACGGCCTCGGCGTCACGGAGCACGCGCAAGGCTCCACGATGGTGATGGGCATTGCGAACCTCGCGATGGCCACGGGCAACATCGGCCGTGAAGGCGTGGGCGTGAATCCGCTGCGCGGCCAGAACAACGTGCAGGGCTCGTGCGACATGGGCTCGTTCCCGCACGAACTGCCGGGCTATCGCCACATCGGCGACGAAAAGGTGCGCGCATTGTTCGAGGACGCCTGGAACGTCACGCTGCAGCCCGAACCCGGTCTGCGCATTCCGAACATGTTCGATGCCGCGCTGGACGGCAGCTTCAAGGGCCTCTACTGCCAGGGCGAAGACATCGTGCAGTCGGACCCAAACACGCAGCACGTGGCGGCGGCGCTCTCGTCGATGGAATGCATCGTCGTGCAGGACATCTTCCTCAACGAGACGGCCAAGTACGCGCACGTGTTCCTGCCGGGTTCGTCGTTCCTCGAAAAGGACGGTACGTTCACCAACGCCGAGCGCCGCATCTCGCGCGTGCGCAAGGTGATGCCGCCGCTCGCAGGCTACGCGGACTGGGAAGTGACGCTGCTGCTCTCGCGCGCCCTCGGCTACGAAATGGACTACGCGAACCCATCCGAAATCATGGACGAGATCGCGGCACTCACGCCCACGTTCCACGGCGTCTCGTACGAAAAGCTCGACCAGTTCGGCAGCATCCAATGGCCGTGCAACGAGGAAGCGCCCGAAGGCACGCCCACCATGCACGTCGATACGTTCGTGCGCGGCAAGGGCCGCTTCGTCATCACGAAGTTCATCGCCTCGCCGGAAAAGGTCACGCGCAAGTACCCGCTGCTGCTCACCACGGGGCGCATCCTCACGCAATACAACGTGGGCGCGCAAACCCGTCGTACCGAGAATTCGCGCTGGCACGACGAAGACCGTCTCGAGATCCATCCGCACGACGCCGAGGAGCGCGGCATTCGCCACGACGACTGGGTGGGCATCGAATCGCGCGCGGGGCAAACTGTGCTGCGTGCGAAGGTGACCGACCGCGTGCAGCCGGGCGTGGTCTACACCACGTTCCACTTCCCCGAGTCGGGCGCGAACGTGATCACCACGGACAGCTCCGACTGGGCCACCAACTGCCCCGAGTACAAGGTGACCGCGGTGCAGGTAAGTCTCGTGCAGCAGCCGTCGCAGTGGCAGCGCGACTACTCGCGCTTCAACGCCGAACAGCTCGAACTGTTGCGGCAGCGAAGCGCGGCGGGTGCGACCGAATCCGTGACCGCAGGGAAGTGA
- a CDS encoding formate dehydrogenase subunit delta: MDQHHLIEMANQIGGFFESMPDREEATAGVADHIRRFWEPRMRRALYAAFDTGTPGISEIVSNALTKYREQLTPVAA; encoded by the coding sequence ATGGATCAACATCACCTGATCGAGATGGCGAACCAGATCGGCGGCTTTTTCGAATCGATGCCGGATCGCGAAGAAGCCACGGCGGGCGTTGCCGATCACATTCGCCGTTTCTGGGAGCCGCGTATGCGGCGCGCGCTGTACGCGGCTTTCGATACCGGCACGCCGGGCATATCGGAGATCGTGAGCAACGCGCTCACGAAGTATCGCGAGCAGTTG